The stretch of DNA AACAGCAATTGCCAACAGTTATTCAACAGGAAAAGGTGGAGTTGCAAGTTCAGTTGCAACTGCATATGGTGGACCATCAAATGggtgagtaaaaaaataaaattaaaaaatacaaataattatttaatttatattttcttttacagaagtaaaaaaaaacaatcaaagcTATCAAACTGAATGAAAAtgatttctaattttatatttcttttttaataaaaaatattaacaataataaataatcaacataataattagtatgtaaattgaattaatggcaaaaaaaaaaaaaaaaaacgaaaattattttaattgaataaccaagttgtaaatgaataaaaataaaattaaaaaaattgataaaacctTGATCGTTCATTGACatgagtttttaaatttaaaaaaaaaaaaatcctgatCCTGGGGGGTCATGGTCGGATGGTACATCAAAAAGCttaagataaaatataacagaaaaaaacttgggtattttcgaaatataattactatgtcgaaacaaaaaaaaataggtgtgtaataatttttttttatttacaaatgtaGGTATTttgtttgaatgaaaataaaactcaCGTCACAAACGagtgttaaattttcaaggtcaaaataaaaaccataTCCACagtgtaaaatttaatgactCATATATGCTCACTGGTATTTCCAGATTAAATGACCCTGTACTTGTCTTATtaccattaatttttatttacaaaaaaaaaaaataatataaaataatttttaaaagttgttttatctgatttatatatacacatcattgacatattattttttgattataatataaagATATCAAAAATATCCTTGTCAATAAAACAACATCAGACAACTATCACAACAAAAagattctaaaaaatattaccaaaacaatttttttgttgccaatgtattattttagtaattaatGTCCTTGGaaagtgaaaaataagaaaaaaaaattgaccatTTCATGGAATTTCTTGTGTGTAATTTATGTatggatataaataatattaccatAAATATACAAGTGTGCGAGTAACACACAAGTTAACATGGTAATGATATTCACAAGTTTGAccgttaaaaataaacaaaaaaaaaaaaatatatttacttgatgAGGAAGGCTCTTGGGATAtcccaagttttttttattgtattttttttatttataaatcttaTGGAGGGATTTATCTTAGTATATAAGACGAGAATATTTCTTTCAACAGCATCAGTTTTACTGATTTCTCAGTgcagagaaaaataaattaaaatgtcaaatatattattattaattgttgttggtgttaGTTGTGCATATGCATATCCTGCAACGACTCAAGATGGAACAGgtatttaattacaataattaaatagaaaaaaaatatataaaaaaaaaaaaaaataatgaaaatttgttttagTTATTGTTGATTTGAGTCCAGTTAATTTTGTGAGACCAACGAGATCAGCAGATCCaggtcatcatcatcatcatcatggtGGTGATTATGATGACCATTATCATGGACATGATGATTACCATCACCATCATGATgaccattatcatcatcacgaTCATGGACATTATCATGGCTATGGTGGACACAATAATGGCTATGGTGGATATGGACAAAATGGTTATGGAAATTACGGTCAAGGATATGGTGGATATGGCAATTACGGTCAACCTAATTATGGCGGGTACGGTCATTCAAATAATGGAAATTCTTATGCACAAGCTTCTGCTGATTCAGCTTCATTTAATAGTCCCTTTGGCGGTTTTTCTATATCTTCTAGCAATGCTAACTCCGGCACTTATtctgacaatttttaaattatatttttataatcagatctttgatttaataaaattataattaattcaattgaattttttttaactttattttgttatcatttaattaagaaaattttatttatttttgtttttatttttttacagatttTTTCATGGATTATTCGGTTAAATGACAATACGTCAAAATAacagctttatttatttataaatattaatgttatttaataaatgtatgagcataatacatttttaaatattattattatttttttagtttgtaataaattaaaatatttaaaaaaaataataatatgtacgTTGAGATTTTTTATGaggagaattatttttattaaataaaaaaaaaatgaagaaatttttttgtagtcAATAATACTtgaagtattttaaatatttttaaaaatttcaattagtattgtaatttatttttgtttaattgaaataatataaagttttttttaaatttttttaaataatttataaaaattacggaaattatttatagacACTTGGCTACaactggtttttatttttttgagaaatttattatgtatttatcttgtatatatagataatattttcCAAGAATATTTGATGACTTTGCTTGATCAATAATAGTCGTCGTCAGCAACAACAGTTTTGTTCGCAGttatttcatcaacaacatacaaagtgattattttttttgtgcgtTAAAAATAGGTAAGTTTAACATAATCTCGTGATATTACATGTTGACTCATCAATCACTTTTAAAacgtaatatattttcataacacgatgatgaaaaaattatctctCATGcgacaatatttaaattactatgCGGAATATCAAATATGGTGAATATattgattcaataaaataaataacaaacaaaagtATTTGAGTTAAATTATACTGTGAATTCTAAaagttaaattgaaattttatcttGGAAAATTTAAGCAGCGATTGTTCAttagataacaaaaaataaaaaacaaaaaaaacaaatcgacTTGATGATTCACTAtgataaactattattatcattgcaaaaatatttttattttttttttttaaatatgtaatcatggtttttttttaaaaaaactttcaaacaTCGATGGCAAAtattcacataaaaaaaaacttttctacTAGACtcttaatgtatttttaacatgcaccctgtaattttttttttaacatttttaaattccaatAAATCGTTAGCAGCATtaaaatgcaaataataatttaaattaaaaaaaaaataaaaaacccatTTCGtgattgaaattttgaaataaaattaacattaataaaataaaataaaaaaatgtcacgAGAGAGagagtatatgtatataaattttgataatgatattttaaaaatgaaatcatcatttatcatcatcacatttaaaaaatatttagttgaATAATTATGAATGAATGATGGAGTTTTGAGatgaatcttttttttgaccaggtatatatttatatatatataataaaaataaaattaaaaaaaaaaactaaaatgaacGGCAAACGACCGGGTGCAACcccaataaaaaattctgcACATCACGCAAGTAGTTGTGGTGGGAGTACGACAAACAAAATCGACATCGGTGCCGCTGTCATAAATAGTTTACCCATAAGTGGTCGTACTGGGGCAATTGTTATGAAAACagtatcaatatttttgacaAGTGGAAGAAAagcttcaataaatattaaaaaacaaaataacgaAACAACACAAAGACGTAATAaacgtattaaaaataataaaatgacatcAGATAAtgatctaaataataataaaactcatCAAGCTAAAATTATcgagtcattaaaaaaaaaaactaaattttcaaggtaaaattttattcaataaatcaattagatattttaattaatttttgttattttttattgaaagatTTGAATTAGAGGcactttgtaaaatttataaaaaattaataacaatacctGGACAAAAAATTGGTGgttcattattaaatcaagGACATCAAATTATTCAGACAATTGAGGTACTTGttaatttgtttgtattttaattgaaaatataattttatatgttaaaatttaatttttttaataaacaggGAATTGATAGAACAATATTTCGTGAATTATTACAcaatacatttaatattataactgaAGATGCACTTattgaaagaattttttgttgttgggATCGTGAATGTGAAGGAGCTATTAAATTAGAATCTTGGATAATTGGTCTTGATATGTTTCTTCGTGGTAGTTTTAgagataaaattgaattttgttttcGTGTTTATGATTTAAATGGTGATGGTTATATTACCAAGGATGAAATGTTTCAGCTATTCAAGTAAGgctattgatgaattaattttatagacaagttattttaattatttttatatattttagaaattgtttgataaaacaaCCAGGTGAAGAAGATCCTG from Aphidius gifuensis isolate YNYX2018 linkage group LG4, ASM1490517v1, whole genome shotgun sequence encodes:
- the LOC122855596 gene encoding EF-hand calcium-binding domain-containing protein 1 produces the protein MNGKRPGATPIKNSAHHASSCGGSTTNKIDIGAAVINSLPISGRTGAIVMKTVSIFLTSGRKASINIKKQNNETTQRRNKRIKNNKMTSDNDLNNNKTHQAKIIESLKKKTKFSRFELEALCKIYKKLITIPGQKIGGSLLNQGHQIIQTIEGIDRTIFRELLHNTFNIITEDALIERIFCCWDRECEGAIKLESWIIGLDMFLRGSFRDKIEFCFRVYDLNGDGYITKDEMFQLFKNCLIKQPGEEDPDEGVKDLSELALKKLDIDHDGKVSFEDYETAIIDEPLLLEAFGQCLPSDQSCAAFLTNISGV
- the LOC122855600 gene encoding dormancy-associated protein 2-like isoform X1, which gives rise to MSNILLLIVVGVSCAYAYPATTQDGTVIVDLSPVNFVRPTRSADPGHHHHHHGGDYDDHYHGHDDYHHHHDDHYHHHDHGHYHGYGGHNNGYGGYGQNGYGNYGQGYGGYGNYGQPNYGGYGHSNNGNSYAQASADSASFNSPFGGFSISSSNANSGTYSDNF
- the LOC122855600 gene encoding histidine-rich glycoprotein-like isoform X2 is translated as MSNILLLIVVGVSCAYAYPATTQDGTVIVDLSPVNFVRPTRSADPGHHHHHHGGDYDDHYHGHDDYHHHHDDHYHHHDHGHYHGYGGHNNGYGGYGQNGYGNYGQGYGGYGNYGQPNYGGFFHGLFG